The following proteins are encoded in a genomic region of Pagrus major chromosome 16, Pma_NU_1.0:
- the keap1a gene encoding kelch-like ECH-associated protein 1A, whose protein sequence is MHCPRKRRPTCDSDFSAIVVPSMHGSGYLDYAVETHASRSLKAMEEFRRQEMLCDLVLHVSYKDRTVDFKVHKVVLASCSPYFRAMFTSSFRECRAPEVTLRDVCPQVVGKLIDFAYTSHITVGEKCVLHLLLAAMRYQMEDVAKACCDFLTKHLEPGNVIGIARFAEEIGCTELHQRSREYINTHFSEVTKEDEFFSLSHCQLLELISQDSLKVLCESEVYKACTDWVRWDMEGRAQYLHALLNAVHIYALPPKFLKNQLLSCPILLKANSCKDFLSKIFQDMTLRKLPPAPNRGNQLIYVAGGYQQHSLASMEAYDPRRNCWLKLADMASPCSGLGACALFGLLYTVGGRNLSLQNNTESSALSCYNPMTNQWSQRAPLNIPRNRVGVAVVDGCIYAVGGSQGSTHHNTAERWDPESNRWSFVCPMSVPRLGAGVAACGGALYVAGGYDGQNRWNTAEKYQPDTNTWHQLAPMSTIRSGLGLVCMNSYLYAIGGYDGRSQLCSVERYNISRNLWEPRAAMQNCRSAHGATVYQGRIYVLGGFNQHGFLASVECYCPERNEWTCVTDMPVGRSGMGVAVTMEPCPGSLPEQEDEDGAT, encoded by the exons ATGCATTGTCCAAGGAAGAGACGTCCCACATGCGACTCTGATTTCTCGGCTATTGTGGTCCCATCCATGCATGGGTCCGGCTATCTCGACTACGCGGTGGAGACCCACGCTTCCAGATCCCTCAAGGCGATGGAGGAGTTCAGACGGCAGGAGATGCTGTGTGACCTGGTGCTGCATGTCTCATACAAGGACAGGACAGTGGACTTCAAG GTGCATAAGGTGGTTCTGGCCTCCTGTAGCCCCTACTTCAGAGCCATGTTCACCAGCAGCTTCAGAGAGTGTCGCGCCCCGGAGGTCACCCTGCGAGACGTCTGCCCCCAGGTGGTGGGAAAACTTATAGACTTTGCCTACACCTCCCACATCACAGTGGGAGAGAAGTGCGTGTTGCACCTTCTCCTGGCTGCTATGAG GTATCAGATGGAGGACGTGGCCAAGGCATGCTGCGATTTCCTCACCAAGCACCTGGAGCCCGGTAATGTCATCGGCATCGCCCGCTTTGCCGAGGAGATCGGCTGCACGGAGCTGCACCAGCGGAGTCGAGAGTACATCAATACACACTTCAGTGAG GTGACCAAAGAAGATGAGTTCTTCAGCCTCTCTCACTGCCAGCTGCTGGAGCTCATCAGTCAGGACAGTCTGAAGGTGCTCTGTGAGTCTGAG GTGTATAAGGCCTGCACAGACTGGGTCCGCTGGGACATGGAGGGTAGAGCCCAGTACCTACACGCCCTCCTTAACGCGGTTCATATCTACGCCCTCCCTCCTAAGTTCCTAAAGAACCAGCTGCTCTCCTGCCCCATCCTCCTCAAG GCCAATTCCTGTAAGGACTTCCTGTCTAAAATCTTCCAGGATATGACGTTGAGGAAGCTGCCTCCTGCACCCAACCGTGGGAATCAACTCATCTATGTGGCCGGCGG ATATCAGCAGCATTCACTGGCCTCCATGGAGGCTTATGATCCCAGGAGGAATTGCTGGCTCAAACTGGCCGACATGGCGTCTCCGTGCAGCGGTCTGGGAGCCTGTGCGCTGTTCGGGCTGCTCTACACT GTTGGAGGGAGGAACCTGTCGCTTCAAAACAACACGGAGTCCAGCGCCCTGAGCTGCTACAACCCGATGACCAACCAGTGGAGCCAGCGGGCCCCCCTCAACATCCCCAGGAACAGGGTCGGGGTGGCCGTGGTGGACGGCTGCATCTACGCCGTCGGCGGCTCGCAGGGCTCTACGCATCACAACACGGCGGAGAG gtGGGATCCGGAGTCTAATCGCTGGTCCTTTGTTTGCCCGATGTCGGTCCCTCGTCTGGGTGCTGGAGTGGCGGCGTGTGGGGGAGCTCTGTATGTGGCCGGGGGATATGACGGGCAGAACCGCTGGAACACTGCTGAGAAATACCAGCCCGACACTAACACCTGGCACCAGCTGGCGCCCATGAGCACTATACGCAGTGGactgg gatTGGTGTGTATGAACTCGTACCTGTACGCCATAGGAGGGTATGATGGGCGGAGCCAGCTGTGTTCTGTGGAGCGTTACAATATATCCAGGAACCTGTGGGAGCCCCGGGCCGCCATGCAGAACTGTCGCAGTGCACACGGGGCCACGGTGTACCAGGGACGCATCTATGTCCTTG GAGGTTTTAACCAGCATGGCTTCCTGGCCAGCGTCGAGTGTTACTGCCCAGAAAGAAATGAATGGACGTGCGTCACCGACATGCCCGTTGGACGCAGCGGCATGGGCGTCGCTGTTACCATGGAGCCCTGTCCCGGCAGCCTGCCAGAACAAGAGGACGAGGACGGAGCCACGTAG